The Acidobacteriota bacterium genome segment CGGCGAGAAGCTGGCGATCGAGCGCGACTACTTCCATCAGGACGCGCGGAAGGCGCTCGCCGACTTCGCCGTCGCCCGCAAGGCCACGCTCAAGTCGCTCCGCCAGCTCGCGACCGACCAGCTCACCCTCGCCGGAACGCAGGAGGGGGTCGGCCCGGTCACCGTCGGCAGAGTCGTCGCGATGATGCTCGTCCACGACCGGGAGCACGTCGATCTGATCGACGGCCTCCTCCGGAAGACGGCCGCGCGTCCCGAAGAGCCCGCCGCCGCGTGACGCCCCTCGATCGACTCCGGAAGATCTGCCTCGCCCTTCCGGACACGGTCGAGACGATCACCTGGGGGCACCCGAACTTCCGCGTCGGGAAGAAGATCTTCGCCGCGTACGAAAACTACAAGGGTGACGACTGCATCTGCTTCAAGTGCGACCCGGAGATGCAGGATCTTCTCGTGGGCGACCCGCGCTACTTCCGCGCCCCGTACGTCGGGAACCGCGGCTGGGTCTCGATGAAGGTCGCGGGGCGCATCGACTGGAAGACGCTCGGAGCGCTCGTCGGGAGGAGCCACGAGCTGGTGGCGGCGAACCGGCGGCGGCGCCGGTTGAAAGGGTGAAGGGGTCCGTCGATTCAGTCCGCCGATCTCGGCTCAAGTCCGAGGAAGGGGATCTGCCGCGAGGATTCCGGGGTGAATCTCAGGAGGCACCGGAACGCCGCGGTATGGACGGCCGGGTTGGGTTCTCCGGCGTCGTACAGGTGCGCAATGAGATCGCGCCACCGAAGCAATTCGCGCCGGAGGCCTCGCGCCGGACGCACTTCGATGGTGAGGTCAGTCAGCCGGAGGACGCGCTCGTAGGATCCCAGCCGGCGTTCACGGTCGGACGCCCCCATGAGTTTCCCGGCCCGGTTCATCTCGTTTCCGATCATGAGGATCTGCTGGCTGAGGGGAAACGCGAGCCATCTCTCGGGGTCCATTGCAGCATGCTGAGTCACGTCACACCTGCTCCCCTTCCCCGATCAAGGCAAATGCGAGATCACGAACCTTCGATCGCACTGATGCGTCCTGGATCTCCATGCTCCGGTTCCCCTGCGCCGGCCGGATGTTGATCAGCGCCGTGAACTCGATGCAATCCTCTCGTCGTTGACCCGGATAATAGTTGGCGCCCCAGAGGTCCGCCTGGCGGCTTCCGTTCTCCAGAAGGATCTGCTCGGCGTCGGCGTGGAGTTCCCCGCCAATCGCAATCACGCCTTGCGAGATGTCCGCGACGAACTTCACCATGTCGCCAAAGTAGGACTCCACGAGGTGCGCGAGAGTCCCACGCTCGATCGGACCCTTCAGGATGACGATTCCCGGATCACCAGTGGACATCTCG includes the following:
- a CDS encoding DinB family protein, whose protein sequence is MQDSVTTLSELSEAADALFETAEVLEDMLAGASADDLTWLPPDGPWAVVQHLCHLRDLEREGYSVRIRLLLDGSEATLPDIDGEKLAIERDYFHQDARKALADFAVARKATLKSLRQLATDQLTLAGTQEGVGPVTVGRVVAMMLVHDREHVDLIDGLLRKTAARPEEPAAA
- a CDS encoding MmcQ/YjbR family DNA-binding protein, producing the protein MTPLDRLRKICLALPDTVETITWGHPNFRVGKKIFAAYENYKGDDCICFKCDPEMQDLLVGDPRYFRAPYVGNRGWVSMKVAGRIDWKTLGALVGRSHELVAANRRRRRLKG